One stretch of Halobiforma lacisalsi AJ5 DNA includes these proteins:
- a CDS encoding DUF1156 domain-containing protein has product MSEQQPREEGRSELPIERGFPIERVNEIAEKEGLAKQHYRPIYTMHKWWARRPGCLFRAITLYTLLNDRTSSEGIDVYDPGENQTLGNNGLGKDDLIEAISQISMDDPESLWDFYTKDVRIKNQKILDPFMGGGTSLVEASRFGVESVGIDLNPVAWFVTKMQLEAGQTNVDQLEEAFEEIKEEVANEIQKYYRTSCPHGDHDADVIYNFWYKELDCVSCGHTVPLFKDYRVAKGRYGENKDKYYVSCPDCEGVTLVDDWQDKSECDHCNNQFVPKNGHVTRGGYYTCPKCGQKESITDAIASQGKPNQRLYAVEYYCSECDTQGHSKSEYKSYKGADGRDKNLFEDAKREWQTRTDLHEFVPHEPIPEGAITAASSVSGNDVFQHGLEDWTDMFNERQLLCLSKLMKSIDDIENPAREYLLLALSEALNYNTIMTSYNPGKNLISNLFNKNSFVSPQLPVENNVWGTKFGTGTFTAMWDMVKNGVEYAGSPTERYREDGETLETEEFSQPIGLNAQIYQDDMRNITAESEFDAVITDPPYYDNIIYSEVADYFYVWQKILLEDVYPGFDRDQTPRTESIVTNPHLDKTADDFEHEMGEALNVINKALKENGVLAFTYHHSDEESWGELLKSLCENGFEVTATYPINSDLNKFNKDEAVAFDIVIVARPIDSTTPISWNSLRRQIVRTAQETRETLEKNRDLTGGDIGVIEMGKCFQEYSKHHNQIRGAREGMTAKEVVDEIYGIIQKGERGEQDVYLDLLEERQPTYDSLNKHLKRSDAAEKSMREMVLFDVDGGDFNLCDWADKKRQAYVQSKVQEDNGDLTALDKAHFLRYRFEQDKSTSEYLEQWDTDELQDVCEGLAEATGDDTYLKMLGVDTSLLEFTED; this is encoded by the coding sequence ATGTCTGAGCAGCAACCACGAGAGGAAGGTCGTTCTGAACTCCCTATCGAACGTGGCTTCCCGATTGAGCGGGTGAACGAAATCGCTGAGAAAGAGGGGCTGGCCAAGCAGCATTACCGGCCTATATACACGATGCATAAATGGTGGGCACGTCGCCCAGGATGCCTTTTTCGTGCTATTACACTCTACACGCTCCTCAACGACCGGACTTCCTCTGAGGGGATAGATGTGTATGATCCAGGTGAAAATCAAACGCTCGGTAACAATGGTCTCGGCAAGGATGACCTCATTGAGGCAATATCGCAGATATCTATGGATGATCCCGAATCGCTCTGGGATTTTTACACTAAAGATGTCCGGATTAAGAATCAGAAAATTCTCGACCCCTTTATGGGAGGAGGAACCTCTCTGGTTGAAGCATCTCGATTCGGCGTGGAATCTGTCGGTATAGACCTGAATCCTGTCGCATGGTTTGTCACGAAAATGCAACTTGAAGCCGGACAGACTAATGTAGACCAGCTTGAAGAAGCATTTGAAGAAATAAAAGAGGAGGTTGCCAACGAAATTCAAAAATACTATCGAACATCTTGTCCTCACGGCGACCACGATGCTGATGTGATATACAACTTCTGGTATAAAGAACTAGATTGTGTTTCATGTGGTCACACAGTCCCGTTGTTCAAAGATTATCGCGTAGCCAAAGGTCGGTATGGCGAAAATAAAGACAAATATTATGTATCCTGTCCTGATTGTGAAGGAGTTACGCTAGTGGATGATTGGCAGGATAAAAGTGAATGCGATCACTGTAACAACCAATTCGTCCCGAAAAACGGTCATGTTACTCGGGGGGGTTACTACACCTGTCCCAAATGTGGCCAAAAGGAATCTATAACCGATGCTATAGCCTCTCAGGGGAAACCCAACCAACGTCTCTATGCTGTGGAGTATTATTGTTCTGAGTGTGATACACAGGGCCATTCGAAGAGCGAGTACAAAAGCTACAAAGGGGCTGATGGGCGTGATAAGAATCTGTTCGAAGATGCTAAACGCGAATGGCAAACTCGTACTGATCTACATGAATTTGTTCCACATGAACCGATCCCTGAGGGAGCGATTACAGCGGCCTCTTCGGTAAGTGGAAATGATGTCTTTCAACATGGTCTGGAAGACTGGACAGATATGTTTAATGAGAGGCAGCTGCTTTGCCTCTCAAAGCTGATGAAGTCTATTGATGATATAGAAAATCCTGCTAGAGAATATTTACTACTAGCTCTATCTGAAGCACTAAACTATAATACCATAATGACTTCGTATAATCCTGGCAAAAATCTCATTTCTAATCTATTTAATAAAAACTCGTTTGTCTCCCCCCAACTTCCCGTGGAGAATAATGTTTGGGGTACTAAATTCGGGACAGGAACGTTCACCGCAATGTGGGATATGGTAAAGAACGGTGTCGAATATGCTGGTTCCCCCACTGAACGATATAGGGAAGATGGAGAAACTCTCGAAACAGAAGAATTCTCTCAACCGATAGGTTTGAACGCCCAAATATATCAGGATGATATGCGTAATATTACTGCTGAATCTGAATTTGATGCTGTTATCACTGATCCTCCGTACTATGATAATATAATCTACTCGGAGGTTGCTGATTATTTTTATGTCTGGCAAAAGATCCTTCTGGAAGATGTTTATCCCGGATTTGATCGGGATCAGACTCCGAGAACCGAATCTATCGTAACTAATCCACATCTTGATAAGACCGCTGATGATTTTGAACACGAGATGGGAGAAGCACTGAATGTCATAAATAAGGCCCTCAAGGAAAACGGTGTTCTCGCGTTCACATATCATCACAGTGACGAAGAGTCTTGGGGTGAACTTCTGAAATCGCTTTGTGAGAACGGCTTTGAAGTGACAGCCACTTACCCAATAAATTCTGATCTGAACAAGTTCAATAAAGACGAAGCTGTAGCTTTTGATATCGTAATTGTAGCTCGTCCTATTGATTCTACTACTCCGATTTCTTGGAATTCTTTGCGTCGTCAAATCGTAAGAACGGCTCAAGAAACACGTGAAACACTTGAGAAAAATAGGGATCTTACCGGAGGGGATATCGGTGTGATCGAGATGGGGAAGTGCTTCCAAGAATATTCTAAGCATCATAATCAAATCAGAGGAGCTAGAGAAGGTATGACGGCGAAAGAAGTCGTCGATGAAATTTACGGAATCATACAGAAGGGGGAACGTGGTGAGCAGGATGTGTATCTGGATCTTCTTGAGGAACGACAGCCTACATATGATAGTCTGAATAAGCACCTCAAACGCTCTGACGCCGCTGAAAAATCCATGAGAGAGATGGTGCTATTCGATGTGGACGGTGGTGACTTCAATCTCTGTGATTGGGCTGACAAAAAACGCCAGGCCTACGTCCAGAGCAAGGTCCAGGAGGACAATGGTGATCTCACTGCTCTCGATAAAGCACACTTCCTCCGGTACCGCTTCGAACAGGACAAGTCGACGAGTGAATATCTCGAGCAGTGGGATACTGACGAACTCCAAGACGTCTGTGAGGGACTTGCCGAGGCTACGGGTGACGACACATACCTGAAGATGCTCGGTGTCGATACGTCTCTGCTCGAGTTCACTGAGGACTAG
- a CDS encoding IS4 family transposase — MDSVTYSPPDSVIVDRIQRAFPSDELRERARATNLVERERKFDAVALFYTLSLGFAAGSDRSIQAFLERFVEMADCDELSYATFHGWFSPPFVALLREILDDAIENLDTRSADLSGRLERFRDVLIVDGSIVSLYQDAADVYAATGDDQAGLKLHLTESLSTGLPARYQTTDAKTQERSQLPTGEWVAGALILLDLGFYDFWLFDRIDQNNGWFVSRVKDDANFEIVEELRTWRGNSIPLEGESLQDVLDDLQRQEIDVRITLSFERKRGSCTSTTRTFRLVGVWNEDTEEYHLYLTNLSKDDYSAPDIAQLYRARWEIELLFKELKSRFGLDEINTTDPYIIEALVIMAAISLLMSRVIVDELQKLDRKQQESADDAAASSPQLPRRRCSHAVERHAHLIQLYVMLDLGYELPDLDELLLWASRDPNPHRPRLRDQVKSGEFW, encoded by the coding sequence GTGGATAGTGTGACCTACTCCCCACCGGATTCAGTGATTGTTGATCGGATTCAAAGAGCGTTTCCCTCCGATGAGTTGCGCGAGCGCGCTCGCGCAACGAATCTCGTAGAGCGTGAACGGAAATTCGACGCTGTTGCGCTGTTCTACACGCTTTCACTCGGCTTCGCTGCTGGATCAGACCGATCTATTCAGGCCTTTCTCGAACGATTCGTCGAGATGGCTGACTGTGACGAACTCTCCTATGCAACCTTCCACGGGTGGTTCTCTCCACCGTTCGTTGCACTCCTTCGAGAGATTCTCGATGACGCCATCGAGAATCTCGATACCAGAAGTGCCGACCTTAGCGGACGTCTCGAACGGTTTCGAGACGTCCTCATCGTCGATGGGAGCATTGTGTCTCTCTATCAAGATGCTGCAGATGTGTACGCTGCAACCGGTGACGATCAGGCTGGTCTGAAACTTCACCTAACAGAATCACTCTCAACTGGCCTTCCGGCACGGTACCAGACAACTGACGCTAAAACCCAAGAACGGAGCCAGCTACCCACCGGCGAGTGGGTAGCTGGCGCACTTATCCTGCTTGATCTCGGCTTCTACGACTTCTGGTTGTTCGACCGCATTGACCAGAATAACGGCTGGTTCGTCTCCCGTGTGAAGGACGACGCAAACTTCGAGATCGTCGAAGAGCTCCGGACGTGGCGGGGCAACAGTATCCCGCTCGAAGGAGAGTCGCTGCAGGACGTCCTTGACGACCTGCAGCGACAGGAAATCGATGTTCGCATTACCCTCTCGTTCGAGCGAAAGCGAGGGTCGTGCACCAGCACGACCCGAACGTTCCGGTTGGTTGGTGTTTGGAACGAGGACACTGAGGAGTACCACCTCTATCTGACGAATCTCTCGAAAGACGACTATAGCGCGCCCGATATCGCACAGCTCTATCGGGCGCGCTGGGAGATCGAATTGCTATTCAAGGAACTGAAATCGCGCTTCGGACTTGACGAGATCAACACGACCGATCCGTACATCATCGAGGCGCTGGTCATCATGGCCGCGATCTCACTGCTGATGAGCCGTGTTATCGTCGATGAACTCCAGAAACTAGACAGAAAACAACAGGAAAGCGCCGACGACGCCGCAGCGTCGTCGCCGCAACTCCCTCGTCGGCGATGTTCTCACGCTGTCGAACGCCACGCACACCTGATCCAGTTGTATGTGATGCTCGATTTAGGGTACGAACTCCCGGATTTAGATGAGTTGTTGTTATGGGCGTCACGTGATCCAAATCCGCATCGTCCGAGATTACGTGATCAGGTTAAGTCAGGCGAGTTCTGGTAA